In Bombina bombina isolate aBomBom1 chromosome 6, aBomBom1.pri, whole genome shotgun sequence, a single genomic region encodes these proteins:
- the LOC128663047 gene encoding secretory carrier-associated membrane protein 2-like yields the protein MSGYYTNPFADPVDVNPFQDPSVTQITSGNHGNLEEFNPFTENSHLTNPSQKTIPVQPVAPSQPSVLQPSVEPSPQAVAMAAQAGLLQQQEELDRKAAELDKKEQEMRNININLRQNNWPPLPPKCPIKPCIYQDFSTDIPADYQRTCKMVYYFWMLHAVTLLLNVLACLAYFTSYTSGAVDFGLSILWFVMFTPCAFLCLYRPLYKAFRTDSSFNFFLFFIIFFCQIVIYIIQTVGIPGWGDSGWIMAVSMLKTNVAVAVIMMVMASFFTVCSAFSVFLLKRVHSMYRRTGASFQRAQEEFSQGILSNRNVQNAAAGAATSAARGAFQGN from the coding sequence ATGTCTGGCTATTATACCAACCCGTTCGCGGACCCAGTGGATGTCAATCCATTTCAGGATCCTTCTGTGACGCAAATTACTTCTGGTAACCATGGAAATTTGGAGGAATTTAATCCCTTCACAGAAAATTCCCATCTGACAAACCCCAGTCAGAAAACTATTCCAGTACAGCCTGTGGCGCCTTCCCAACCTTCTGTTCTTCAGCCGTCCGTTGAGCCAAGCCCGCAGGCTGTAGCAATGGCAGCACAAGCGGGACTTCTACAGCAGCAGGAAGAACTGGACAGGAAGGCAGCTGAGCTGGACAAAAAGGAGCAAGAAATGAGaaacataaatattaatttaagGCAGAATAACTGGCCTCCTTTACCTCCAAAATGTCCTATTAAACCCTGTATCTATCAAGACTTCTCCACAGACATCCCAGCAGATTATCAGCGCACCTGCAAGATGGTTTACTACTTCTGGATGTTACATGCAGTCACCCTGCTCCTCAATGTCCTTGCCTGCCTGGCATACTTTACCAGCTACACCAGTGGGGCAGTGGATTTTGGCCTGTCTATCTTGTGGTTTGTCATGTTCACTCCATGTGCCTTCTTGTGTTTGTACCGGCCTTTATATAAAGCTTTCAGGACCGACAGCTCCTTTAATTTTTTCCTGTTCTTCATAATATTCTTCTGTCAGATTGTAATATACATCATACAGACAGTGGGAATCCCAGGCTGGGGAGACAGTGGTTGGATTATGGCTGTGTCTATGTTAAAAACCAATGTTGCTGTTGCAGTTATTATGATGGTCATGGCTTCATTCTTCACAGTCTGTAGTGCTTTCTCTGTTTTCCTGCTCAAGAGGGTTCATTCCATGTATCGTAGGACAGGAGCCAGCTTCCAGAGAGCACAGGAAGAATTTTCCCAAGGCATCCTCTCCAACCGTAATGTTCAAAATGCAGCTGCCGGAGCAGCCACATCTGCTGCCAGAGGAGCTTTCCAAGGAAACTGA